A stretch of DNA from Paenibacillus sp. FSL W8-0186:
GAGCTGCAAACAACAAGTAGGAACGAATCGAAGATCGGGCGGGTGATTGGCCCTCCCGGTCTTCTTTTTCAATAACCAACAGGAGGGGTAAGCGTGAGGAAAATCGGCAGCTTTTTTAAAGACATCGCCAAAAACAAAGTGATGCTGCTCATGGTTCTGCCGGGTGCATTGTGGTTTCTCTTCTTCTCCTATCTGCCGATGCTGGGTACCGTCATTGCCTTTAAGCAGTACCGTTTCCATAGAGACGGCTTCTGGGCGAGTATCGTGAACAGTAAGTGGGTCGGATGGGATAATTTCAAGTTTCTGTTCAGCACAAACGACGCATTTGTCATTACGCGGAACACGCTGCTGTATAATCTAGCATTTATTTTTATCGGTTTAGTGTTGTCGGTATTGATGGCCATCGTGCTCTCTGAGATCGTGAACAAACGCTTAGCGAAAATATATCAAACCGGCATGTTCCTCCCGTATTTTTTGTCCTGGGTCATCGTCGGCTATTTCGCATTCAGCTTCCTGAGCTCCGAGCGCGGGCTGCTGAATCAGGTGTTTAAAGGTCTTGGCATGGATCC
This window harbors:
- a CDS encoding ABC transporter permease subunit, yielding MGSFFKDIAKNKVMLLMVLPGALWFLFFSYLPMLGTVIAFKQYRFHRDGFWASIVNSKWVGWDNFKFLFSTNDAFVITRNTLLYNLAFIFIGLVLSVLMAIVLSEIVNKRLAKIYQTGMFLPYFLSWVIVGYFAFSFLSSERGLLNQVFKGLGMDPIQWYADPKYWPFIIILVYLWKAVGYNSVVYLAAIMGIDRSLYEAAMIDGANKWQQIRRITVPMLAPIITIMTLLAVGKIFYADFGLFYQVPRNSGSLYAVTNVIDTYVYRGLKTTGEIGMSTAAGLYQSIVGFTLVMTSNYIVRKFDKDNALF